From a region of the Marinomonas mediterranea MMB-1 genome:
- a CDS encoding high-potential iron-sulfur protein, protein MNSSRRTFIKRGLLGAATIPLVNISFSEAKASGLPMLDPNIINAKALAYTDDYKTVQSKPEYKPDSTCLNCSYFNPENGACPIFAGFAVAAEGWCRAWRPVR, encoded by the coding sequence GTGAATTCGAGTCGTCGTACATTTATTAAACGTGGTTTGTTGGGAGCGGCAACCATACCTTTGGTCAATATCAGTTTTTCTGAGGCAAAGGCATCTGGATTGCCGATGCTCGACCCAAACATTATTAATGCAAAAGCATTGGCGTATACCGATGATTACAAAACGGTGCAGTCGAAACCAGAGTATAAGCCTGATAGCACATGCTTAAATTGCTCTTACTTCAACCCAGAAAATGGAGCTTGTCCGATATTCGCAGGGTTTGCGGTGGCGGCCGAGGGTTGGTGTCGAGCGTGGAGGCCGGTTCGTTAA